The Anaerotignum propionicum DSM 1682 sequence GGTGCAGTTTTGATGGAAAACGGCATGCACTGTGTTGGCTGCCCTTCTGCTGCGGCAGAAACTTTGGAAGAGGCAAGCATGGTACATGGTATGGATATTGAAAAGCTTATGTCAGATATCAATGGCTATTTCGCATCAAAGGGCGAGTAAAACAAATAAACGATAAACAAAAGGGCTGTAATGGAGTTTTCCATTACAGCCTAATTTTATTCCTGAATTACAGCCTGAGCAGTATGCTGTTCCAATTGCTCTTCTAGGAAGGAGAAATCAACACCAGTCACTCGATCGGGCCAATTTTCTCTGGAAATTTTCAATTGCTCTGTGGCAATATCCCATTTGCCTTCTTGCATCAATTCAAAAATCTGTACAAAAGCGATTAAGCGGGGCAAATTTCCCCCCATAGGAAGGCTAAGGAATTTTTTCTTATATTTTTTAATAATATCCATTGCTTGGGCATTTTCACCAAGGTGTATCAAAATATAGGTATAATTTAAAAAATAGATGGAGTTGTTTGCTTTTTTCAATGCGCCGCCATGAATGGTTTTCATTTTTTCCAAGGCTGTTTTGAAATCCCCCTTTTCTATATAAGCAACGGAAATATTCATAGTTAGCATTGCCCGAATGTTGCTGGGGTTTTTGCCTTGCAAAAGTTTTTCGGTTTCCACAATATAAGCATCAGGGTCTGATTCGATGAGAGGCATTAAAGCATTTACCTTTTCAGCAAATTTTTTAAACCAATGGGCGTAAAAAGCAAGACCAACACCCATGATAAAAATAAACAGGTAAAATACAATTTGTGAGTTGGCTCCCAATGCACTCCCTGCACCCAAAAGAACTACCAATAATATTAATGCCGCTAAATAAAAGATTCTCATTCCTTTTCCTCCTTCGTGTAGACGCTGATTCTTTCTGTATGCACAACCAATGGTCAATTATTTCGTTGAATAGCATCAAAATGCCTCTATAGCGTGACTAAAAGGGCAATTCTTTTCTGACGAGCAGAAATTTATCCGCCATCTGCATCTTTCAAGAATCAGTGCATCCTTCGTTTTTATTGGAGCTCTTCCCATTGGGCAAAGAGCAATTCCAAATGTTCTTCAAGCTTCGTTTTTTCTTCAAAAATCTGCTGTGCTTTTGTATAATCTGTGCTGGCATTTGCCATAGCTTCGTCTGCTTTCACAATGGCGCTCTCGGTTTCTTCAATTTCTTGCTCTAAGCGGGAGATTTTAGCGGCAAGTTTTCTTTCTGCTGCTTGTTGTTCCTTTTGCTTCAACCAGTCTACCTTTGTTTCGCTGACTGCTACAGGGGAGATCGAGGAAGACATGCCGGCTTCCTTTGCCCGTTCTGCCTCATTTCGAGCCTGCTCTGCCTTTTTTTCCAAATAATAATCATAGTTGCCTGTATATTGCGTAACTCCATTTGGTGATAATTCCAAAATTTTCTCTGCTGTTTTGTTAATAAAATAACGGTCATGGGAAATGTAGACAACTGTTCCCTCATAGCAGTTTAAGGCGTTCTCCAAAACTTCCTTTGAAAACATGTCCAAATGGTTGGTAGGCTCATCCAACATAAGCAGATTAGCTTTGGAAAGCATAATTTTTGCTAGGGAGACACGCCCTTTCTCTCCGCCGCTTAAAGCAGAAATAGGCTTAAATACATCATCATTGGTAAAAACAAAGGCCGCCAGTACATTTCTGATTTGTCCTGCCGTTAGATTGGGGTAGGTATCAGAAATTTCTGCGAATATGGTTTTGGTTTCATCCAGCTTTTGTTGTTCCTGATCATAATAGCCCACATGAACATTGGTACCCAAGCGAATAATGCCGGAATCTGCGGTCACTTCCCGCAGAAGCATTTTAAATAAAGTAGATTTGCCTACACCATTAGGTCCGATGATTGCGGCTTTTTCTCCACGCTTGACATCAAACCCCACGGATTGGAATATTTTATTGCCCCCGTAAGACTTGGAAAGGTCTTCGGTATGAAGCACATCATTTCCGCTGATAATAAGGGGAGATAGAGTGAGGCGCATTTGGTCGGGCAGAGCCTCAGGCCTTGCTACACGCTCTATTTTTTCCAAGGTTTTCTCACGGCTTTCCGCACGTTTGATGGACTTCTCCCGATTAAAGGAGCGAAGGGTGCGAATCACATCTTCTTGATGTTTGATTTCCTTTTGCTGATTATCAAAGGCCTTCTGCTGAATTTCTCTGTTGATTTCCTTTTGCTGGGTATAAAAGCTATAGTTTCCGTTGTAGATATAGGATTTTTTATGTTCAATTTCCACAACCTTAGTCACAATTCTATCTAAGAAATAACGGTCGTGGGAAATAATCAATACGGCTCCGTCATAGCTTCTGAGGAAATCCTCCAACCATTCAATGGAAGCGATGTCCAAATGATTTGTAGGCTCGTCCAGAAGGAGAATATCGGGCTTGGAAAGCAAAAGCTTTCCAAGAAAAATGCGGGTTTTTTGACCGCCGGAAAGCTGAGAAAGAGGGCGGTTAAAATCAGCCTCTCCAAAACCTAGTCCTTTTAGTACACCTCGTAGACGACTTTGATAGCTATAACCGTCGTTTTGCTCAAAAAAATGTTGTAAACGAGAATATTCTTCCATCTTGTCGGACAATTCCTGTCCCACAAGAGTCCCCATTTTGTTTTCCATTTCACGAAGAAGCTTTTCTGTTTCCAAAATTTTTTCAAAAACCGATAGCATTTCTTCATAGATTGTCCGTGTGCTTTCGGTTTGCTGATTCTGTGCCATGTACCCCAGAGTAGCATCTTTTTTCATGTAATACTCTCCGCCGTCGGCGGACGTTTCTCCTGTCAGTACACGGAACAAAGTGGTTTTGCCTGCGCCGTTTACCCCTACAATTGCGGCTTTTTCCTTTTCTTCCAAATGGAAGGTAATTTTGTCTAAAACTACATCAATGCCATAGGCCTTGTGTAGATCTTTACATGCTAGTATCATAGTTCTGTCCTCCGTTTTTTCTGGGGATACAGGTATAATCATAACAGAAAAAGGCTGATAATAAAAGAGTTATTGTTGACAATAAAATAACATAAGTGCTATACTGATTCTAAGTTGACAAGAGAGGATTTGGATAAAATGGACAGTGAGAAGAGAATTTCGCCGGCGGTGATTAATCGGCTCCCAAGATATTACCGCTATCTGGGCGATCTTTTGGAGAGCGATATTACCAGAATATCGTCTAAGGAGCTGAGTGCAAAAATGAACATCACTGCATCTCAAATTCGCCAGGATTTAAATAATTTCGGTGGTTTTGGGCAGCAGGGCTACGGGTACAACGTAGAGTATCTGCACAATGAAATTAAGAAGATTCTCGGGTTGGACAGGTTATACAATATGATTGTGGTTGGTGGGGGAAATATTGGTCAGGCTTTGGTAAATTACACCAATTTTGAAAAACGTGGTTTTGTTATCAAAGCTGTGTTCGACATTAACCCACGTATCATCGGAATGACCATCCGTGGTGTAGAAGTTCATGATGTTGACAAAATGGAAGAATACATCAAGAACAATAGTATAGACGTTGCGATTCTTACTTTACCTCGTTCCAAGGCGGTTAAGGTTGCCAACGACTTGGCTAAATGGGGCGTAAAGGGCATGTGGAACTTCAGTCATGTGGATTTGCAGGTGCCTGAGGATGTTTTGGTTGAAAATGTGCATTTGACAGACAGCTTGATGACCTTGCTTTATAAAATAAACGAAATGTATAGCGAGGAAAGCGAACTGCATCATCTTGCCAATGGATTGCCCATTAAGCCGATTGTTGATTTGGAAGACTAAACATGAAAAGACTGCTCCCTAGCGGGCAGTTTTTGTTTTATATAAAAAGGATGAGTGAATTGGTTCATATTTTTGCTTTTATTTCATATGTATTTGTATCCTGTATTACACCAGGGCCTAATAATATCATGTGCATGAACAATGGTGCCAAATATGGTGTGAAAAAAAGCCTGCCTTTTTGTGCAGGGGTGGCAACGGGTTTTTCTTTGATTTTGATTTGCAGCATTTTATGTAATCTATTTTTGTTTCGCTATATTCCGAAAATAGTTCAAATCATGACGATTTTTGGTGCGGCTTACATACTTTATTTGGCGTGGGTGATATGGAGAGACAAGCCCAAGGCGGCAAAAGAAGGCGGACGCCAATTAGATACACGGGGGTTTTTCACAGCGGTGATGCTTCAGTT is a genomic window containing:
- a CDS encoding DUF1858 domain-containing protein; this translates as MNMKATKDMTIGELLMMDRSVGAVLMENGMHCVGCPSAAAETLEEASMVHGMDIEKLMSDINGYFASKGE
- a CDS encoding ABC-F family ATP-binding cassette domain-containing protein; protein product: MILACKDLHKAYGIDVVLDKITFHLEEKEKAAIVGVNGAGKTTLFRVLTGETSADGGEYYMKKDATLGYMAQNQQTESTRTIYEEMLSVFEKILETEKLLREMENKMGTLVGQELSDKMEEYSRLQHFFEQNDGYSYQSRLRGVLKGLGFGEADFNRPLSQLSGGQKTRIFLGKLLLSKPDILLLDEPTNHLDIASIEWLEDFLRSYDGAVLIISHDRYFLDRIVTKVVEIEHKKSYIYNGNYSFYTQQKEINREIQQKAFDNQQKEIKHQEDVIRTLRSFNREKSIKRAESREKTLEKIERVARPEALPDQMRLTLSPLIISGNDVLHTEDLSKSYGGNKIFQSVGFDVKRGEKAAIIGPNGVGKSTLFKMLLREVTADSGIIRLGTNVHVGYYDQEQQKLDETKTIFAEISDTYPNLTAGQIRNVLAAFVFTNDDVFKPISALSGGEKGRVSLAKIMLSKANLLMLDEPTNHLDMFSKEVLENALNCYEGTVVYISHDRYFINKTAEKILELSPNGVTQYTGNYDYYLEKKAEQARNEAERAKEAGMSSSISPVAVSETKVDWLKQKEQQAAERKLAAKISRLEQEIEETESAIVKADEAMANASTDYTKAQQIFEEKTKLEEHLELLFAQWEELQ
- a CDS encoding redox-sensing transcriptional repressor Rex, which translates into the protein MDSEKRISPAVINRLPRYYRYLGDLLESDITRISSKELSAKMNITASQIRQDLNNFGGFGQQGYGYNVEYLHNEIKKILGLDRLYNMIVVGGGNIGQALVNYTNFEKRGFVIKAVFDINPRIIGMTIRGVEVHDVDKMEEYIKNNSIDVAILTLPRSKAVKVANDLAKWGVKGMWNFSHVDLQVPEDVLVENVHLTDSLMTLLYKINEMYSEESELHHLANGLPIKPIVDLED
- a CDS encoding LysE family translocator, with the protein product MKRLLPSGQFLFYIKRMSELVHIFAFISYVFVSCITPGPNNIMCMNNGAKYGVKKSLPFCAGVATGFSLILICSILCNLFLFRYIPKIVQIMTIFGAAYILYLAWVIWRDKPKAAKEGGRQLDTRGFFTAVMLQFVNPKGLLFGITLISNFVFPYDQSIKAFLVVLVFNWIVVLLSCGCWVLFGSVFRSFFDRNKKLLNGIMALLLVYCAASLFL